Proteins encoded together in one Coffea arabica cultivar ET-39 chromosome 2c, Coffea Arabica ET-39 HiFi, whole genome shotgun sequence window:
- the LOC113724497 gene encoding perakine reductase-like: protein MGLSGIMNDPIPEEDGIAILKEAFNKGVTFFDTSNRYGIDNANECLIEKLPREKIQLATKFGVLGYCHDHVIVKGTPEYARSCCEGSLKCLDVDFIDLYYIHRINTTVPIEETVSADSFVFLPVPFSVA from the exons ATGGGGCTTTCTGGAATTATGAATGATCCAATCCCTGAAGAAGACGGAATTGCAATCCTCAAGGAAGCCTTCAATAAGGGAGTTACGTTTTTTGATACCTCAAATAGATATGGGATTGACAATGCTAATGAATGCTTGATCGAAAAG TTACCCCGAGAAAAGATTCAATTAGCAACCAAGTTCGGCGTACTCGGATATTGTCACGATCATGTTATAGTCAAAGGTACTCCGGAATATGCCCGCTCGTGCTGCGAAGGCAGCCTCAAATGCCTAGATGTGGATTTCATTGATCTCTATTACATCCATCGAATCAACACAACAGTGCCTATTGAAGAAACAGTAAGTGctgattcttttgttttcttgccaGTGCCCTTTTCTGTCGCATAA